In Xylanibacillus composti, the following proteins share a genomic window:
- a CDS encoding LacI family DNA-binding transcriptional regulator — MKKKEINSHQIARLAGVSRSTVSRVINNYSNVPAETREKVMKVIEQYNYFPDLSGQVLAGKKTRTIGLFMIEAGHVSGDMISNFLLANVVETASSQGYYVLTQIIRDSRDPEAIRSVKESFYQRRIDGGLFIGAANHEPMIEELIAEGFAVGLVDHLLPGRQEPNRIVYNFDNAGGIDQAIDYLANMNHRHIGVIKGDMKRHSGPDKFNGFLLAMKRRNLAIRPEWVLEGDFHQQAGYEAVERMLEGGGELPTAIFAANDSVAFGAIDALHKRGLRVPDDISLIGFDDHTLSARIQPSLTTIRVDFGEVMGGLTRALIAYIERGGDTFKRVTVGTKLIVRESCRQLST, encoded by the coding sequence TTGAAGAAGAAAGAGATCAACAGCCATCAGATTGCCCGCTTGGCCGGGGTATCGCGGAGCACCGTCAGCCGAGTCATCAACAATTACAGCAACGTGCCGGCTGAAACGCGTGAAAAGGTGATGAAGGTGATCGAGCAGTACAATTACTTTCCGGACCTATCGGGACAGGTGCTGGCTGGCAAAAAGACGAGGACAATCGGCTTGTTCATGATCGAGGCAGGCCATGTGTCGGGGGATATGATTTCCAATTTCCTGCTCGCCAATGTGGTGGAAACCGCGTCAAGCCAAGGATACTACGTGCTGACCCAAATCATACGCGACAGCCGCGACCCGGAAGCGATACGCAGTGTGAAGGAAAGCTTCTATCAGCGCCGCATAGATGGAGGCCTCTTTATCGGGGCGGCCAATCACGAGCCGATGATTGAGGAGCTGATCGCGGAAGGGTTTGCCGTAGGACTTGTGGATCATCTTCTGCCGGGCAGACAGGAGCCGAACCGGATCGTCTACAATTTTGACAACGCAGGCGGGATCGATCAGGCTATTGATTACTTGGCGAACATGAATCACCGGCATATTGGCGTCATCAAGGGAGATATGAAGCGTCATTCCGGACCTGACAAGTTCAATGGCTTCCTGCTGGCGATGAAAAGACGGAACCTGGCGATACGGCCTGAGTGGGTGTTGGAGGGAGACTTCCACCAGCAAGCAGGCTATGAGGCGGTCGAACGCATGTTGGAAGGGGGAGGCGAGCTGCCTACGGCGATATTTGCAGCGAATGACAGCGTAGCCTTCGGGGCTATCGATGCGCTGCACAAGCGAGGCTTGCGCGTGCCCGACGACATCTCCTTGATCGGTTTCGATGACCATACGCTGAGCGCCCGCATTCAACCGTCCTTAACGACCATTCGCGTCGACTTCGGCGAAGTGATGGGCGGATTGACTCGAGCGTTGATCGCTTATATTGAGCGAGGCGGCGACACGTTCAAGCGGGTGACGGTCGGCACGAAGCTGATTGTCCGCGAGTCATGCCGACAGCTTTCTACCTAA
- a CDS encoding VOC family protein, with protein MSQNVLGTNVITQIGILVNDIEKTSQAYAEFFGVEKPKWFWTDTVDVAQTEYMGKPSEARSKLAFFDMGSLQLELIEPDQHPSTWRDHLNAHGEGPHHIAFVIEGMKEKIAVMEAKGMKLIQKGEYTGGRYAYMDTFPQLKVMLELLENDK; from the coding sequence ATGAGTCAAAATGTATTAGGCACGAACGTTATTACGCAAATCGGCATTTTGGTCAACGACATCGAGAAGACTTCCCAAGCGTATGCGGAATTCTTCGGCGTCGAAAAGCCGAAGTGGTTCTGGACCGACACCGTCGATGTAGCGCAGACGGAATATATGGGCAAGCCTTCCGAAGCGCGCTCCAAGCTGGCCTTCTTCGATATGGGCTCCTTGCAGCTGGAATTGATTGAGCCGGACCAGCATCCGAGCACTTGGCGCGATCATCTGAATGCACACGGGGAAGGCCCGCATCATATTGCCTTTGTCATCGAGGGCATGAAGGAGAAGATCGCGGTCATGGAGGCCAAGGGGATGAAGCTGATCCAAAAAGGCGAGTACACAGGCGGCCGTTATGCATACATGGATACGTTCCCGCAGCTGAAAGTGATGCTGGAGCTGCTGGAGAACGATAAATAA
- a CDS encoding SDR family oxidoreductase — MNIFITGANRGLGFHLAALSLAQGHRVAAGVRNPAQPGEGLEKLAQQYPGDLLITALDVKDEATVQQAAAAVKEAFGHVDAVVNNAGILLARDQKLEELSLADTEETFQVNLFGPIRVVKHMLPLMTEEGEKAIVNISSEAGSFKNAYGGDYPYAVSKGALNLFSEHVRRYVKDRGIRVYAVHPGWIRTDMGGEKAPGDPTESAQGVLALIDGTNKAEGAGIFIDHRGEAMPG; from the coding sequence ATGAACATATTCATTACGGGCGCTAATCGGGGACTCGGTTTTCATTTGGCAGCGTTGTCTCTGGCACAGGGACATCGTGTAGCTGCCGGTGTGCGCAATCCGGCACAACCGGGGGAAGGTCTGGAGAAGCTGGCGCAGCAATATCCCGGAGATCTATTGATTACCGCGCTGGATGTGAAGGATGAGGCGACCGTCCAGCAGGCGGCTGCCGCAGTGAAGGAAGCGTTCGGCCATGTAGATGCGGTCGTCAACAATGCGGGAATCCTGCTGGCGCGCGATCAAAAGCTGGAAGAGTTGTCTCTGGCGGATACGGAAGAGACGTTTCAGGTGAACCTGTTCGGCCCGATTCGTGTCGTGAAGCACATGCTTCCGCTGATGACGGAAGAGGGCGAAAAGGCGATCGTCAATATCAGCTCGGAGGCGGGCAGCTTTAAGAATGCCTACGGCGGAGACTATCCATACGCAGTATCCAAGGGTGCGTTGAATCTGTTCTCGGAGCATGTGCGCCGCTATGTGAAGGATCGCGGCATCCGCGTGTACGCCGTGCATCCGGGCTGGATTCGCACCGACATGGGCGGCGAAAAGGCGCCGGGCGATCCGACTGAGTCTGCGCAAGGCGTGCTGGCGCTGATTGATGGCACGAACAAGGCAGAAGGTGCCGGCATCTTTATTGACCATCGCGGCGAGGCTATGCCAGGGTAA
- a CDS encoding ThuA domain-containing protein has product MKRVVAVTGDFYHQKAWADESLQRAAQPLIDAGEISLEFIDAEQLVATLQEKPDVAILFKENRINPQDEQVRIWMDAEAEEQIAKYVREGGAWLGWHAGLASYPEDGAYVDMLRGHFLSHPVEHQVVRYEAAEGAGIGDPQQPFSFLDEHYFVSVREAETEVFLRSSSVDGESIGGWRHAFGQGKVLCLTPAHLQDGLNHPAFTEVLRQSLSWCAKQ; this is encoded by the coding sequence ATGAAAAGAGTGGTAGCTGTTACCGGAGATTTTTATCATCAGAAAGCGTGGGCGGACGAGTCGCTGCAGCGCGCAGCGCAGCCGCTGATTGACGCAGGGGAAATTAGCCTCGAATTCATAGACGCAGAGCAATTGGTTGCGACGTTGCAGGAAAAGCCGGATGTGGCGATCCTGTTCAAGGAGAATCGGATTAATCCGCAGGACGAGCAGGTCCGCATCTGGATGGATGCGGAAGCCGAGGAGCAGATTGCGAAGTATGTGCGTGAAGGCGGCGCTTGGCTTGGCTGGCATGCCGGGCTGGCTTCCTATCCGGAGGACGGCGCGTATGTGGATATGCTGCGCGGCCATTTCCTGTCTCACCCGGTGGAGCATCAGGTTGTCCGTTACGAAGCGGCCGAGGGCGCCGGCATTGGCGATCCGCAGCAGCCATTCTCGTTCCTCGACGAGCATTATTTCGTTTCCGTTCGGGAAGCGGAGACCGAAGTATTCCTGCGCTCTTCCTCTGTCGACGGCGAATCGATCGGCGGGTGGCGCCATGCGTTCGGCCAAGGGAAGGTGCTGTGCCTGACCCCGGCTCATTTGCAAGACGGATTGAACCATCCGGCATTTACCGAGGTGCTTAGACAGAGCTTGTCCTGGTGCGCGAAGCAATAG
- a CDS encoding vWA domain-containing protein, translating into MKQIILITDGCSNVGVDPAAAAAQAYEDGIVVNVIGVLDGGDLGERGAAEVERIAAAGGGMSRLVHAKDLARTVQMMTRQTVAHTIRQVVHTELSTIMGKDTDIAALPPDKRAQVVEVMDQLNEKASLQVALLIDASGSMRAKLPAAAEAVRDLMLSLQARRGKSELAVFHYPGSMERVAELDHGWSADLQGADKLFQKLNMKGTTPTGPAIIEVLKYMGAYQSAPAGLDDLEEQPLEAREGLFRDYMV; encoded by the coding sequence ATGAAGCAAATCATCTTGATAACAGACGGCTGTTCGAATGTTGGGGTGGATCCGGCTGCAGCGGCTGCCCAGGCATACGAGGATGGGATTGTAGTGAATGTGATTGGCGTATTGGACGGCGGCGATTTGGGAGAGCGCGGTGCGGCAGAGGTGGAGCGGATTGCGGCCGCGGGAGGGGGCATGAGCCGATTGGTGCATGCGAAGGATCTCGCCCGCACGGTGCAGATGATGACACGGCAGACCGTTGCACACACGATCCGTCAGGTAGTCCATACCGAGCTGAGCACCATTATGGGCAAAGACACGGATATCGCGGCTTTGCCGCCGGATAAGCGGGCGCAAGTGGTGGAAGTCATGGATCAATTGAATGAGAAAGCGAGTCTTCAAGTAGCGCTGCTGATAGACGCAAGCGGCAGCATGCGCGCCAAACTGCCGGCAGCGGCGGAGGCGGTTCGTGATCTGATGTTGAGCCTTCAGGCCCGCAGAGGAAAGAGCGAGCTTGCGGTATTCCATTACCCGGGGAGCATGGAACGGGTGGCGGAGCTGGATCACGGCTGGTCGGCAGACCTCCAGGGAGCGGATAAGCTGTTTCAAAAACTGAACATGAAGGGTACAACACCGACAGGACCTGCTATAATAGAAGTGTTGAAATATATGGGAGCGTATCAATCTGCCCCGGCTGGCCTCGATGATTTGGAAGAGCAGCCGCTGGAAGCACGTGAGGGATTATTCCGTGACTATATGGTCTAA
- a CDS encoding serine/threonine protein kinase: MTIWSKQDNEQSASVRLLQNDARIRGIYNERTYRVERLLGEGANGRVYLVSAGRKRLAALKLGYDAASLQSEINLLSALNRKDKPYLLDADDAELGGLRYPFYVMPYIEGVRVTAFIAKRGRDWTYILLRQLLARLDELHRQGWAFGDVKPENILVSESGRATLVDYGGVSRFGDSVRQFTELYDRGYWNAGSRTAEASYDIFAVAALGLRLLAGYERFDARANRIPQNRCAEDLVTLARQTPACKPIAPFLEKAIQGRYDSADAALQEYRQLLLKWGGLKALEPLHLPWLTAAFISSFVAFVSVLWLVLN; this comes from the coding sequence GTGACTATATGGTCTAAACAAGATAACGAGCAGTCGGCTTCGGTTCGCCTGTTGCAAAACGATGCGCGTATCCGGGGCATATATAATGAAAGAACGTATCGCGTAGAACGTTTGTTGGGCGAAGGAGCGAACGGACGTGTATACTTGGTGTCTGCAGGACGGAAGCGGCTGGCTGCCCTGAAACTAGGCTACGACGCAGCCAGCTTGCAGTCGGAAATTAATTTGCTTAGTGCGCTCAACCGTAAGGACAAGCCTTATCTGCTCGATGCAGATGATGCGGAATTGGGAGGCCTTCGCTATCCCTTCTATGTCATGCCTTATATTGAGGGCGTCAGGGTAACGGCTTTTATCGCCAAGCGCGGGCGGGACTGGACCTACATCTTGCTCAGGCAGCTTCTTGCCAGGCTGGATGAGCTCCATCGCCAGGGCTGGGCGTTCGGCGATGTAAAGCCGGAGAACATTCTTGTCTCCGAAAGCGGCCGGGCGACACTGGTAGATTACGGCGGGGTAAGCCGGTTCGGGGATTCGGTTCGCCAGTTCACCGAGCTGTACGATCGCGGTTACTGGAATGCAGGCAGCCGCACAGCTGAAGCTTCCTACGATATTTTTGCGGTGGCCGCGCTCGGGCTGCGACTGCTGGCCGGGTACGAGCGCTTCGACGCCAGGGCCAACCGCATTCCCCAGAACCGGTGTGCGGAAGATCTGGTGACACTGGCACGACAGACGCCTGCCTGCAAGCCTATCGCGCCTTTTTTGGAGAAGGCTATACAAGGACGATACGACTCGGCTGATGCGGCACTGCAGGAGTACCGGCAGCTGCTGTTGAAATGGGGAGGGCTGAAGGCGCTGGAACCGCTCCATCTGCCTTGGCTGACGGCGGCCTTCATCAGCTCGTTTGTTGCGTTTGTATCCGTGCTTTGGCTGGTATTGAACTAG
- the tilS gene encoding tRNA lysidine(34) synthetase TilS, producing MGQLLAQLRRTIEEENLLQAGERIVVAVSGGPDSAALLHALEALARTYQWQLAAAHVDHGFRGEESLSEADWVEAFAGQLGIPCFRTQLNMPGELKQHPGNAQDRARELRYAFLVETANQWRAGKIALGHHADDQAETVLMRLLRGSGSHGLAGMPIRRMEKNVELVRPLLRIYKAELVSYCREQGIDYRTDSSNSKRIYTRNAIRLDVLPALEDFSPGAAQSLNRTAMILGDEDAYLKQLTEELFAEMTTVESGFIRLSASRLAALHPALQRRLIHLILSYLSGGDDAVTFRHIEQVRHAVRQHAAPNARFELAGSIRLERDYDGLCFTTAQAKTPAAYEYEIHALPAVVQVAEAGIAMQLERITLESNEPRQALSGGGMEEAWLDAERLHMPLIVRCRKPGDRMRIQGLNGSKKVKDMFIDAKIPVSERETMPLVTDAEDRVLWIPGLRRSDVALVSDRTRSVVHIRISSII from the coding sequence ATGGGGCAGCTGCTTGCACAGCTGAGAAGGACAATCGAAGAAGAGAACCTGCTGCAGGCGGGTGAGCGTATCGTTGTCGCGGTATCCGGGGGGCCTGATTCGGCGGCCCTTTTGCATGCCCTGGAAGCCCTGGCCCGCACGTATCAATGGCAGCTAGCTGCGGCTCATGTGGATCATGGCTTTCGCGGAGAGGAATCGCTCAGTGAGGCGGATTGGGTAGAGGCGTTCGCCGGACAGCTTGGCATCCCCTGTTTTCGCACACAGCTGAATATGCCGGGAGAGCTGAAGCAGCATCCGGGTAATGCGCAGGATCGGGCACGCGAGCTCCGTTATGCATTTTTGGTCGAAACAGCGAATCAATGGCGGGCAGGCAAAATCGCGTTGGGCCACCACGCCGATGATCAAGCTGAGACCGTTCTGATGCGCCTGCTGCGCGGAAGCGGCAGCCACGGATTGGCCGGCATGCCGATCAGACGAATGGAGAAAAATGTGGAACTCGTTCGACCTCTGCTGCGTATATATAAAGCAGAGCTTGTCAGTTATTGCCGGGAGCAAGGCATCGATTACCGAACGGATTCCAGCAACAGCAAGCGGATCTATACGCGCAATGCAATCCGGCTCGACGTGCTCCCTGCACTTGAGGATTTCAGTCCGGGGGCGGCGCAGAGCCTGAATCGAACCGCAATGATTCTGGGTGATGAAGATGCCTACTTGAAGCAGCTGACAGAGGAGCTGTTCGCGGAGATGACCACGGTAGAATCAGGCTTCATCCGCCTGTCAGCCAGCCGCTTGGCTGCGCTGCACCCAGCTTTACAAAGAAGATTGATTCATCTAATATTAAGTTATCTTTCGGGGGGAGACGATGCCGTCACGTTCAGGCATATCGAGCAGGTGAGGCATGCGGTACGCCAGCATGCTGCGCCGAATGCCCGGTTCGAGCTTGCCGGAAGCATTCGGCTGGAGCGGGACTATGATGGGCTGTGCTTCACTACGGCACAGGCGAAGACCCCGGCGGCCTATGAGTATGAGATTCATGCGCTGCCGGCAGTCGTGCAGGTTGCGGAAGCCGGAATTGCCATGCAATTGGAGCGGATAACGCTTGAATCGAATGAACCTCGACAGGCGCTGTCAGGGGGCGGCATGGAAGAGGCATGGCTGGATGCGGAGCGGCTGCATATGCCCTTGATTGTCCGCTGCAGGAAGCCGGGCGACCGGATGCGGATTCAGGGATTAAACGGCAGCAAAAAGGTAAAAGATATGTTCATTGACGCCAAAATACCCGTCTCCGAACGAGAGACCATGCCGCTTGTGACGGATGCCGAAGACAGGGTGCTTTGGATTCCGGGATTGCGCCGATCCGACGTAGCCCTCGTTTCCGACCGAACCCGGTCCGTAGTACATATCCGCATAAGCAGCATCATATAA
- the hpt gene encoding hypoxanthine phosphoribosyltransferase, translated as MLNDIEEVLYSEEQIQAKVKELGEVISRDYEGRNPLVICVLKGAFMFLSDLVKRIEVPLEVDFMAVSSYGNSTKSSGVVKIIKDLDVTVEGRDVLIVEDIIDSGLTLSYLVDVLERRNALSVKIVTLFDKPARRTVGLEADYKGFVLPDAFVVGYGLDYAEKYRNLPFIGVLKEAVYS; from the coding sequence TTGCTCAATGACATTGAAGAAGTGTTGTACAGCGAAGAACAGATTCAAGCCAAGGTGAAGGAACTGGGGGAAGTGATCAGCCGCGATTACGAAGGGCGGAATCCGCTCGTGATCTGCGTGCTGAAGGGCGCCTTTATGTTCCTTTCTGATTTAGTGAAGCGTATTGAAGTGCCGCTTGAGGTTGACTTCATGGCGGTGTCCAGCTACGGGAATTCCACCAAATCGTCCGGCGTTGTCAAGATTATCAAGGACTTGGACGTTACGGTCGAGGGTCGGGATGTGTTGATCGTCGAGGATATTATTGACAGCGGTCTTACACTAAGCTATCTCGTGGATGTGCTCGAAAGGCGCAACGCGCTTTCAGTCAAGATCGTGACGCTGTTTGACAAGCCTGCTCGGCGTACGGTTGGTCTGGAGGCCGACTACAAAGGATTTGTGCTCCCTGATGCATTTGTGGTAGGATATGGCCTGGATTACGCGGAGAAATACCGCAATCTGCCGTTTATCGGGGTGCTGAAAGAAGCCGTATACTCCTGA